The Chryseobacterium glaciei DNA window TGCCTGATCGAAAATCAACAGATCTTTTGGAGTAGAATACATAGCTCCGGCACAGTAAAGATTATCAATATAAGTATTTGTGGGCATGTGAAGTGAGAAAGCATCAGATTCATCGGCAGAATAGCCTTCATCAATATTTTTAACAATATCATTATGATGCAGAAATCCTGTGTTCTGCATTTTCAGAGGAGTTAATATTTGCTCCTTTAAAACCTCATCAAATGGTTTATTATATATTTTTTCAATGATTTTTCCAAGTAAAATATAATCACCATTGTTATAACTGAATTTTGTTCCCGGTTTGTCGATCAGTTTTTCAGATAAAAAAGTGGTGATAAAATTATCAAGATCCCAAATTGTATTGTCATAAGCCTGATGAATAAATTCGGGCGAGCTGATGTCTTTATGAAATCTTCCGCTGCTGTAGGTCAACAAATTTCTTATTGTTGCTTTTTTCGCAGCTTCTCCTTTGTATTCAGGATAATAAGTTGAAATCGTAGCATCTAAATTGATTTTTCCTCTCTCGTACAGTTGCATAATAAGCACAGCTGTAAAAGTTTTAGTAAGAGAAAAAATATGGAATCTGGTTTCGTCAGAAAAGTTAATGCTATACTGTCTGTTGGATAGACCTTTATAAGTAAGCAATTCAATATTGCCGTTTTTTGCTAATAATACAGAGCCATTGAAATTGTCTTTCTTCACACAGGAATCGATTGCTTGTTCGACTTTTTGTATTTGTGAATAAGCTATGTTGATGGTGATCAATAATAGCACAGTCAATAAATTTTTCATGGATGTATATTTTTAACAATATTGAATTACTTACATTGTAAAAATAATTAATTATTAATGACTTGATTAAAACTAATCATAATAATTATTTTTCAATAGAATATACTTCCTCGTAAGGCTGAATAAGAACCCAACCATGACCAGAAAACTTCATTTGAAATTCTTCTCCGCTTCCTCTTCCGATCAGGCTTTTGAAAGATACATTAGTTTTCAGTTCAGGACTTAGATTTCCAGACCATGCAACAGTTGCGTTCGGATCTGTGAAAACCGGAGCATCAGGAGTAACCAATAAAGTCAACGGATCACCGTGAGTCGTGATCGCGATATGACCCGTTCCTGAAAGTTTTACCTGAAATAATCCGCCAGACATCATTCCTGCAACGCTTTTTAACATGGTGATGTCATTTTTAATGCTTTGTTCGTGAGCCAAAACATCATTTCCGTTGACACAGACAGATTCATTATTTAAATGAAGGATACGAACTTTTTTTCCTGAATCGGCAACGTATAATTTTCCTGTTCCTTCTGCTTTCATCAGTTTTGCACCTTCACCGCTGATCGCTTTTTTCAAAAGATTTCCCAGCCCGCCGGAAAGCATTCCCTGTTTCTCAAATTTTACATTCCCAACATACCCGACCATGCTTCCTGCTTTGGTCCATACAGATTGGTTGTTTAGGTTGATTTCTAAAAGTTGTGGTTTTTCAAGTTCGAAATAGTCTCTTTCCTGTGGATTCTCTTTTGTTTCGTTAACGAAAGCTTCAATTGAATACTTACTCATGTGTTTAAAGTTTAATTTTTTAATGTTCTCAAAAATAAACTTTTTTCGGCTTGAAAAGTACCGTGATATTACGGTTTTTAATATCATGTTAAATAATACTTGACAAAGGGGTATCCAATGTCGTATATTTGCAACTCGAAAATTACACCTTGTAATTTCATTAAATTTTTAAACCGTAATTTAAAAAATGAAAACATCAGATTTTAATTTTGATCTTCCTGAGGAATTATTAGCAGAACACCCATCAGAGCACAGAGATGAGTCTAGATTAATGGTTCTTGACAGAAAAACACAAACTATCGAACATAAATTATTTAAAGATGTGGTTGATTATTTTGATGAAAAAGATTTATTTATTTTCAACAATACTAAAGTTTTCC harbors:
- a CDS encoding serine hydrolase domain-containing protein — translated: MKNLLTVLLLITINIAYSQIQKVEQAIDSCVKKDNFNGSVLLAKNGNIELLTYKGLSNRQYSINFSDETRFHIFSLTKTFTAVLIMQLYERGKINLDATISTYYPEYKGEAAKKATIRNLLTYSSGRFHKDISSPEFIHQAYDNTIWDLDNFITTFLSEKLIDKPGTKFSYNNGDYILLGKIIEKIYNKPFDEVLKEQILTPLKMQNTGFLHHNDIVKNIDEGYSADESDAFSLHMPTNTYIDNLYCAGAMYSTPKDLLIFDQAIFNHTLLKKTTVDTMLTPYKELGDTAFSFWVYPKKFGSVETLFAERQGEGYGHSANWVHLIDKNVTLIILSNTKDIKYLNKMREKLLTPYYGQ
- a CDS encoding AIM24 family protein → MSKYSIEAFVNETKENPQERDYFELEKPQLLEINLNNQSVWTKAGSMVGYVGNVKFEKQGMLSGGLGNLLKKAISGEGAKLMKAEGTGKLYVADSGKKVRILHLNNESVCVNGNDVLAHEQSIKNDITMLKSVAGMMSGGLFQVKLSGTGHIAITTHGDPLTLLVTPDAPVFTDPNATVAWSGNLSPELKTNVSFKSLIGRGSGEEFQMKFSGHGWVLIQPYEEVYSIEK